A genome region from Schistocerca nitens isolate TAMUIC-IGC-003100 chromosome 4, iqSchNite1.1, whole genome shotgun sequence includes the following:
- the LOC126251697 gene encoding probable chitinase 10, translated as MKGFIVASLWLVLTTSVALGSPVGSCSTFSGSGSITFLRDDRNCSVFYECVSTEPTMVVCPSGLHFNAVLKVCDWPAAAGCSVTTPAPVKSTVFTRATPKPEATPDKAEPPGAQTVIFTREPSSTVPAPVDVVPVKPQESTECPAVGGCPKYNGDDTLVIQLPHAFNCSRFCMCDHGKPVTFECPSGLHYNKAEGICDWPVNAKCVPDRGFAGMWSPPEPDVPAESSRRRRSWNLLRFP; from the coding sequence GTTTCATCGTAGCCAGCCTCTGGCTAGTTCTGACGACGAGCGTTGCCCTCGGTTCACCCGTCGGCAGCTGCTCTACGTTCTCCGGCTCGGGCTCGATAACCTTCCTGCGTGACGACAGGAACTGCTCCGTCTTCTACGAGTGCGTCTCCACCGAGCCCACCATGGTGGTGTGCCCCAGCGGGCTGCACTTCAACGCGGTGCTCAAGGTGTGCGACTGGCCGGCGGCCGCGGGCTGCTCTGTCACCACGCCGGCCCCCGTCAAGTCGACGGTCTTTACGCGCGCCACGCCCAAACCCGAGGCGACGCCGGACAAGGCAGAGCCGCCCGGCGCCCAGACCGTCATCTTCACGCGCGAGCCCTCCAGCACAGTTCCCGCGCCGGTCGACGTCGTCCCAGTGAAGCCGCAAGAAAGCACGGAGTGCCCCGCGGTCGGCGGCTGTCCCAAGTACAACGGCGACGACACTCTGGTGATCCAACTGCCGCACGCTTTCAACTGCAGCCGCTTCTGCATGTGCGACCACGGGAAGCCGGTCACGTTCGAATGTCCCAGCGGGCTGCACTACAACAAGGCAGAAGGCATCTGCGACTGGCCCGTCAACGCCAAGTGCGTGCCCGACAGAGGATTCGCTGGTATGTGGTCTCCGCCGGAGCCAGATGTTCCCGCCGAGTCGTCCAGGCGGCGACGCTCCTGGAACCTCCTCCGCTTCCCCTAG